In Desulfomonile tiedjei DSM 6799, a genomic segment contains:
- the mraY gene encoding phospho-N-acetylmuramoyl-pentapeptide-transferase, whose product MLYHLLYPLSSQLILFNVFKYITFRAIMATLTALMISFLLGRPLVDYLRAFQIGQMVRDDGPKSHLEKSGTPTMGGLLIIFAMTFSCLLWTRLDNLYFWIVLLVVLGYGAIGFFDDYLKITRRNHRGLSGKRKLLFQFLIGGIVGFVLWLDPAFKTTLAVPFFKNVNPDLGILYIPFVALVIAGASNAVNLTDGLDGLAIGPVMICAATYLVFAYIAGHLKLAHYLQVSYVPGAGELTVLCGAMLGAGLGFLWYNAYPAEVFMGDVGSLSLGGLLGAVAVVTKHEILLAIAGGVFVIEAVSVILQVASFKTTGKRIFNMAPIHHHFELKGWPEPKVIVRFWIISVIFALLALGTLKLR is encoded by the coding sequence ATGTTGTATCATCTGCTCTATCCCTTGAGTTCACAGCTTATCTTGTTTAATGTATTCAAGTACATAACGTTTCGAGCGATCATGGCTACGCTCACCGCACTTATGATTAGCTTTTTACTCGGTCGTCCACTTGTGGATTATCTTCGAGCGTTCCAGATCGGCCAAATGGTACGGGATGACGGCCCAAAGAGTCACCTTGAAAAGAGCGGCACGCCAACCATGGGCGGACTCCTGATAATTTTCGCCATGACTTTCTCGTGTTTGCTTTGGACAAGGCTGGATAACCTGTATTTCTGGATTGTCCTGCTGGTTGTCCTTGGATATGGGGCAATCGGTTTCTTTGACGATTATCTCAAGATAACCCGCAGGAACCACAGAGGACTCTCAGGAAAACGGAAACTCCTGTTTCAGTTTCTCATAGGCGGTATTGTCGGGTTCGTGCTATGGCTCGATCCTGCATTCAAGACAACGCTTGCGGTTCCTTTTTTCAAGAACGTAAACCCCGACTTGGGAATTCTGTATATCCCGTTTGTTGCCCTGGTTATTGCCGGGGCTTCTAATGCAGTCAATCTGACTGATGGGCTGGACGGTCTGGCAATCGGTCCTGTGATGATCTGCGCGGCCACATACCTGGTCTTTGCTTATATCGCAGGTCATTTGAAGCTGGCGCATTATCTCCAGGTTTCTTACGTGCCTGGAGCCGGAGAGCTGACAGTCCTCTGCGGCGCTATGCTGGGCGCAGGTCTGGGATTCCTCTGGTACAACGCATACCCTGCGGAAGTGTTCATGGGAGACGTGGGGTCGCTGTCACTCGGAGGATTGTTGGGTGCCGTGGCAGTGGTAACCAAACATGAAATTCTTCTGGCGATTGCAGGCGGCGTATTCGTTATTGAAGCGGTGTCGGTGATTCTGCAGGTAGCGTCTTTCAAGACCACTGGCAAACGAATCTTCAACATGGCGCCCATTCACCATCATTTTGAGCTGAAAGGCTGGCCCGAGCCCAAGGTGATTGTACGATTCTGGATCATATCCGTGATCTTCGCTCTCTTGGCATTGGGAACCTTGAAGCTCCGGTAA
- the ftsW gene encoding putative lipid II flippase FtsW, which yields MEPALTPQIPGNSPARRMLGPDPFLLALVVVILTIGIVMVTSAGYMIAVAKFGDGFYYTKKQGLAMVVGLGIMYLVSLINPDFWKRTAVPLMVLGMLALILVFVPGIGAKMGGSNRWISLPLGFFLQPSEFIKYALIIFLARSLAKKGDGIRDFAVGFLPHILVMGVVVFFVLLQPDFGTAVIVTIVGFLMLFVAGVRLQHLVGSAILCLPFLIYVAVSADYRWARLMAFLNPFGDRLNTGFHIIQSLIAFACGGWTGAGIGKGIQKLFYLPQPHTDFIFSVVGEELGLLGVLFMILLFYLLICRGLVVAIRNTDKFQRLLAFGITSLIGLQAMVNMAVTMGLLPTKGLPLPLVSLGGTSLVMNLAGIGILMAITRSAQSKAREEKP from the coding sequence ATGGAACCTGCCCTGACCCCGCAAATCCCAGGAAATTCCCCCGCACGGAGAATGTTGGGACCCGATCCGTTTCTTCTGGCGCTGGTGGTTGTGATTCTGACCATAGGAATCGTCATGGTTACCTCCGCGGGGTATATGATTGCGGTTGCCAAATTCGGAGACGGGTTCTACTACACGAAGAAACAGGGCCTGGCCATGGTGGTGGGGCTCGGAATAATGTACCTGGTCTCTCTGATCAACCCGGACTTCTGGAAACGAACTGCCGTGCCGCTTATGGTTCTCGGCATGTTGGCCCTCATACTTGTGTTCGTTCCGGGAATCGGGGCCAAAATGGGCGGCTCTAACAGATGGATCAGTTTGCCTTTGGGTTTTTTCTTGCAGCCTTCGGAGTTCATAAAATATGCGCTGATCATATTTCTTGCCCGGTCTCTTGCCAAGAAAGGCGACGGGATACGAGACTTTGCTGTGGGATTCCTGCCTCACATCCTGGTCATGGGAGTAGTGGTGTTCTTCGTGCTTTTACAGCCGGATTTCGGTACCGCGGTGATCGTGACCATAGTTGGATTCCTCATGCTCTTTGTCGCCGGCGTGCGGCTGCAGCATCTGGTGGGCAGCGCAATCCTGTGTTTACCCTTTCTCATATATGTGGCTGTGAGTGCTGATTACCGATGGGCGCGATTAATGGCCTTTCTGAATCCGTTCGGGGATCGCCTGAATACGGGCTTCCACATCATTCAGAGCCTGATAGCGTTCGCGTGTGGGGGTTGGACAGGAGCCGGGATCGGGAAAGGAATCCAAAAGCTTTTTTACCTTCCTCAACCTCACACGGATTTTATTTTCTCCGTTGTGGGGGAAGAGTTGGGTCTTCTCGGTGTCCTCTTCATGATTCTCTTGTTCTATCTCCTGATCTGCCGAGGACTGGTTGTTGCGATCCGAAACACCGATAAATTTCAACGGCTGCTTGCATTCGGCATCACTTCACTTATTGGATTGCAGGCTATGGTCAATATGGCAGTCACCATGGGACTGCTTCCCACGAAAGGATTGCCATTGCCGCTGGTTTCGCTTGGCGGCACCTCTTTGGTCATGAACCTTGCCGGAATAGGAATTCTTATGGCAATAACCCGGAGCGCACAATCGAAAGCTCGTGAGGAGAAGCCATGA
- the murG gene encoding undecaprenyldiphospho-muramoylpentapeptide beta-N-acetylglucosaminyltransferase codes for MRLVIAGGGTGGHLFPALAIARALKSEDPGAEVLFVGTKNGIEARIIPTTEFPIRFITARGMMKTGIINSILSAVEIPVGVLQSIFLLREFKPGCVLGVGGYASGPTVFAGRIMGIPTAIQEQNSVMGTTNQALTKIVDRIFISWQDTEPVTPSNRTILTGNPVRQEVLLSSREFPKQQDEFRLLIFGGSRGARSINQSIIDNVSSIAEFADRLRILHQTGRDAVEEVKSAYEEAGIQAEVKEFINDMGSAYHWADLIVCRSGAASLAEITALGKPAIVIPYPYAIGDHQARNAAVLEAIGAVRVVKDSNLMNGTLLKEIGKLIDNGELLAQMAENAKQAGRPYAAREIARELLNLERSPR; via the coding sequence ATGAGATTAGTTATTGCCGGAGGCGGAACAGGCGGACACTTATTCCCGGCGCTCGCAATCGCCCGTGCGCTGAAATCCGAAGATCCCGGCGCAGAGGTTCTCTTTGTGGGAACAAAAAACGGTATCGAAGCCAGAATTATTCCGACAACCGAATTCCCCATCAGATTCATCACCGCTCGGGGAATGATGAAGACCGGCATAATCAACAGCATATTGTCAGCCGTGGAAATACCTGTAGGAGTGCTTCAGTCAATATTTCTTCTCAGAGAATTCAAACCGGGATGCGTTTTGGGCGTGGGCGGCTATGCGTCAGGACCGACGGTGTTTGCCGGCAGAATCATGGGCATACCCACGGCGATTCAGGAACAGAATTCTGTCATGGGAACAACGAATCAGGCCCTTACGAAGATTGTGGATCGTATTTTTATATCATGGCAGGACACCGAGCCTGTTACTCCATCCAACAGGACGATCCTGACCGGCAATCCTGTGAGACAGGAAGTCTTGCTGAGTAGCAGAGAATTTCCGAAACAGCAGGATGAATTCAGGCTTCTCATCTTTGGAGGTTCCAGAGGTGCAAGGAGTATTAACCAATCCATTATCGATAATGTGTCGAGTATCGCGGAATTTGCGGATCGCCTCAGAATTCTTCATCAGACCGGCCGTGATGCGGTGGAAGAGGTGAAATCGGCGTATGAAGAAGCAGGGATTCAGGCTGAAGTAAAAGAATTCATCAATGATATGGGATCCGCGTATCATTGGGCGGATCTGATCGTGTGCCGAAGTGGAGCTGCCTCCCTGGCGGAAATCACAGCACTCGGAAAACCCGCTATAGTGATCCCGTACCCGTACGCAATCGGCGATCACCAGGCTCGAAATGCAGCGGTGCTCGAAGCGATAGGGGCTGTCCGCGTGGTGAAAGATTCGAATTTGATGAATGGTACACTGCTCAAAGAAATAGGAAAATTAATCGATAACGGAGAATTACTGGCACAGATGGCAGAGAATGCAAAACAAGCAGGACGTCCTTATGCTGCTCGAGAAATCGCCCGGGAACTTCTCAACCTGGAAAGGAGCCCGAGATGA
- the murC gene encoding UDP-N-acetylmuramate--L-alanine ligase, protein MIGTLFKQVKDVHFVGIGGVGMSGIAEIMLALGFGISGSDVRGSGMTERLKELGARIWIGHHRDHLEKADVVVFSSAVSMDNPELMAARERMIPIIPRAEMLAELMRMQTSVTVAGMHGKTTTTSMIASVLSAAGLDPTVVIGGKLDTLGSGARLGAGDLLVAEADESDRSFLKLFPTIAVVTNMDLEHLDCYSSIEEIRSVFLEYINRIPFYGYAIVCLDDPQVQNIIPHIEKRFITYGLSTQANFHARRPVFESGVTSFEVYKEHTRLGEIRLPMPGIHNLVDSLAAVTVADLFDVPFACTQEALESFPGVQRRFTVRGKADGITIIDDYGHHPTEIRAVLQAARQIAPSRIAVLFQPHRYTRTQALFQDFLTCFHDADLLYVMDIYPASEKPIEGVTGWALSQGIHSRGHKTVRFLPDRQAIPAEVAKDLKPGDMLITLGAGDVTRIGPEILEELRKREESRK, encoded by the coding sequence ATGATCGGAACGCTCTTCAAACAGGTTAAAGACGTTCATTTCGTCGGCATCGGCGGTGTGGGCATGAGCGGGATTGCCGAAATCATGCTGGCGCTTGGTTTTGGCATAAGCGGATCTGATGTTCGTGGTTCGGGCATGACCGAACGACTGAAAGAACTCGGGGCTCGCATCTGGATCGGTCATCACAGGGACCACCTGGAAAAGGCAGACGTGGTGGTTTTTTCATCAGCCGTTTCTATGGATAATCCCGAACTTATGGCTGCGCGGGAACGCATGATTCCAATTATTCCCCGTGCTGAAATGCTTGCCGAATTGATGCGCATGCAGACGTCCGTAACGGTTGCAGGAATGCACGGCAAGACCACGACCACTTCGATGATTGCATCGGTCTTGTCTGCAGCGGGACTGGACCCCACCGTAGTCATCGGCGGAAAACTGGATACCCTGGGCAGTGGTGCACGGCTCGGTGCAGGAGATTTGCTCGTTGCCGAGGCTGACGAGTCGGATCGATCGTTCCTGAAACTGTTTCCCACAATAGCAGTGGTCACGAATATGGATCTGGAGCACCTCGATTGTTACAGCTCCATCGAGGAGATCAGGTCCGTATTCCTGGAATATATCAATCGCATTCCCTTTTATGGATATGCCATCGTGTGCCTGGACGATCCGCAGGTTCAGAACATTATTCCGCATATCGAGAAGCGATTCATCACGTATGGATTGTCGACCCAGGCAAATTTTCATGCTCGCAGACCGGTCTTCGAATCCGGGGTGACAAGCTTTGAAGTGTACAAGGAACACACGCGACTCGGTGAAATTCGTCTTCCTATGCCGGGTATCCACAATCTGGTCGATTCGCTGGCAGCAGTAACAGTGGCGGATCTCTTTGATGTTCCTTTTGCATGCACCCAGGAAGCTCTTGAGAGTTTCCCCGGTGTTCAGCGTCGCTTTACGGTTCGGGGAAAAGCTGACGGGATTACGATAATCGACGATTACGGACATCATCCGACGGAAATTCGTGCAGTGCTCCAGGCGGCACGTCAGATTGCCCCCAGCAGGATCGCGGTGTTGTTTCAACCCCATCGGTACACGCGAACCCAGGCGCTCTTTCAGGATTTTCTGACGTGTTTCCACGATGCGGACTTGCTCTATGTCATGGATATTTACCCTGCGAGCGAAAAGCCGATTGAAGGCGTAACAGGCTGGGCCTTGAGCCAGGGAATTCACAGCAGGGGTCATAAAACAGTGCGCTTTCTCCCGGACAGGCAGGCAATACCTGCAGAGGTGGCAAAGGATCTCAAACCCGGAGACATGCTGATAACCCTCGGAGCTGGTGACGTCACCCGGATCGGACCGGAAATCCTGGAAGAATTGCGGAAAAGAGAGGAATCCCGGAAGTAA
- the murB gene encoding UDP-N-acetylmuramate dehydrogenase: protein MLVERHIEEIRNIIRGRLLQNAALSGFTSFKIGGPADLLVEPTNSSELGNLLRYLHEEHIDYLILGAGTNVLFHDNGFRGVVIRTAALDEWEIHQNGSDRCRVTLSAGVPLPAAVSRACKAGLHGMEALWGIPGSFGGGVATNAGAGGISIGDLLESISLVDRAGKEILIPKEDLNYTYRTMCLPAGSVAIRGIIRLVRAEQGFIEEELESARSLRRKKQPTDRPSAGCVFKNPSPDLPAGSLIDRLGFKGMQAGGAQVSEVHANFIVNTGNATAEDVLRLIETIRNEVFRREHVDLELELCVISEGSTHE from the coding sequence ATGCTCGTGGAACGCCACATCGAAGAAATCCGAAACATCATCAGAGGCAGACTGCTGCAAAACGCTGCCCTGAGCGGGTTTACTTCGTTCAAAATCGGCGGACCGGCCGACCTTTTGGTGGAACCGACAAATTCCAGCGAACTCGGGAACTTGCTCCGTTATCTGCACGAAGAACACATCGATTACCTCATCCTGGGGGCAGGCACGAACGTGCTCTTCCATGACAACGGCTTCCGGGGTGTGGTCATCCGGACCGCGGCACTGGATGAATGGGAAATTCACCAGAACGGATCGGACCGCTGTCGTGTCACCCTGAGCGCCGGCGTGCCTTTGCCGGCCGCAGTTTCACGTGCGTGCAAAGCCGGGCTCCATGGAATGGAAGCTCTTTGGGGTATTCCCGGATCTTTCGGTGGAGGCGTGGCGACAAATGCAGGAGCCGGTGGTATTTCCATAGGAGATCTTCTTGAAAGTATTTCCCTCGTAGATCGCGCAGGTAAGGAAATTTTGATACCGAAAGAAGATCTGAACTATACGTATCGAACCATGTGCCTGCCTGCAGGCTCCGTGGCCATCAGGGGCATCATCAGGCTTGTTCGTGCAGAACAGGGCTTTATCGAAGAAGAACTGGAATCGGCTCGGTCCCTCCGCAGGAAAAAGCAACCTACTGACAGGCCGAGCGCCGGATGCGTATTCAAGAACCCGTCGCCCGACCTCCCGGCAGGTTCGCTCATCGATCGATTAGGATTCAAAGGAATGCAGGCAGGTGGGGCACAGGTCTCCGAAGTGCATGCGAATTTTATCGTCAACACTGGAAACGCTACTGCTGAAGATGTTCTTCGGCTCATAGAAACGATCCGGAATGAAGTGTTTCGGAGAGAGCATGTAGATCTTGAACTCGAGCTCTGTGTTATAAGCGAGGGTTCGACCCATGAGTGA
- a CDS encoding cell division protein FtsQ/DivIB, with protein MSEMRRPLIIENRLPKPGQDDPSAKKNRNRKLLKYALFTFLGIDALLAAVLIYILFLHVPYFNLKQVDVTGNRKLSRAEVVEASELEGNINLLTVDLSAIAARLKRHPWIRSASVYRRFPGQLIIEIEERTPRAILVAGNLYYVDEQAEPFTRHLPGDPLGLPLFTGVRPEDLKTKGAEIQEMIRIGLLLLDSVERSGAELDPNGISEIRIDPDEGLTLQTGSGKTIVLGKNDFEGKLQKFGRLKRFLTQKGEWNNARIINLDFEDRALVRWDKAHLQG; from the coding sequence ATGAGTGAAATGCGACGTCCTCTGATTATTGAAAATAGGCTTCCGAAACCAGGTCAAGACGATCCTTCGGCAAAAAAGAACCGTAATCGCAAGCTCCTGAAGTATGCTCTCTTCACCTTTCTCGGAATTGACGCTCTTCTCGCGGCTGTGCTTATCTATATTCTGTTTCTGCACGTTCCCTATTTCAATCTTAAACAGGTGGATGTGACCGGCAATCGTAAGCTCTCCAGAGCCGAAGTTGTGGAAGCTTCGGAACTGGAAGGGAACATCAATCTGCTTACCGTAGACCTGAGCGCCATTGCGGCTCGCCTCAAGAGACATCCGTGGATACGATCCGCGTCCGTTTACAGGCGCTTTCCCGGGCAGCTTATAATCGAAATCGAAGAACGGACTCCCAGGGCAATTCTGGTGGCGGGGAATCTGTACTACGTCGATGAACAGGCGGAGCCCTTCACAAGGCATCTGCCCGGAGATCCCCTTGGTCTGCCGCTGTTCACGGGTGTCCGACCGGAAGATCTGAAGACCAAGGGTGCCGAAATTCAGGAAATGATCAGGATCGGTCTTTTGCTCCTGGACAGTGTGGAAAGATCGGGTGCGGAACTCGATCCTAATGGCATATCCGAAATCAGAATCGATCCGGATGAAGGACTGACACTGCAAACAGGTTCAGGAAAAACCATTGTACTCGGCAAGAATGATTTTGAAGGCAAACTCCAAAAGTTCGGGCGACTCAAAAGATTCTTGACGCAAAAGGGAGAATGGAATAACGCCCGAATAATAAATCTCGACTTCGAGGACCGTGCGCTGGTCCGATGGGACAAGGCACACCTCCAGGGGTAG
- the ftsA gene encoding cell division protein FtsA, whose protein sequence is MLRSENTVVGLDVGTTKICAIIGQVNSEGLIDVIGLGTAPSKGLRRGVVVNIDQTVSSIRKAVDDAELMAGCRAETVFAGISGGHIKGINSHGVIAIKNREVTAVDVARVIDAARAVAIPMDREVIHILPQEFMVDDQEGIKEPIGMAGVRLEAKVHIITGAVSAAQNIIRCANRSNLRVNDLILQQMAAAEAVLSSDEKELGVALVDIGGGTTDIAVFSEGSIQHTSVISVGGEQLTNDIAVGLRTPMVEAEKIKKRHGCALGSMVSKDETITVPGVGGRQPRVLSRSGLADITEPRLEELLGLVRRELERFNLLPTIASGIVLTGGTVAIEGICELAEQIFDMPVRLGYPVGISGLVDVVNSPVYATGVGLVLWGARNKSVDITSYQAGNGMFDRVMGRMKQWFTEAF, encoded by the coding sequence ATGTTACGAAGCGAGAACACCGTTGTCGGCCTGGATGTCGGAACCACCAAAATTTGCGCCATAATCGGCCAGGTGAATAGCGAGGGTCTGATAGATGTCATCGGTCTGGGCACTGCTCCCTCCAAAGGATTGCGCCGAGGCGTGGTGGTGAATATCGATCAGACGGTATCCAGTATCCGCAAAGCTGTTGACGATGCGGAACTTATGGCGGGCTGCCGGGCGGAGACCGTGTTCGCCGGGATTTCGGGAGGCCACATAAAAGGTATCAACTCCCACGGAGTCATAGCCATCAAGAACAGGGAAGTGACCGCCGTCGATGTGGCGAGAGTAATCGATGCAGCCCGGGCCGTTGCCATTCCCATGGATCGGGAAGTGATCCACATTCTACCCCAGGAATTCATGGTAGACGACCAGGAAGGCATAAAAGAACCCATCGGAATGGCCGGGGTTCGCCTGGAAGCAAAAGTACACATCATCACCGGTGCGGTCTCTGCTGCCCAGAATATTATCCGCTGCGCCAACCGCAGCAACTTGAGGGTCAATGATTTGATCCTTCAGCAAATGGCTGCAGCAGAAGCTGTTCTCTCATCCGACGAAAAAGAACTGGGAGTGGCTCTTGTGGACATAGGCGGTGGAACAACCGACATAGCGGTGTTCTCCGAGGGGTCCATACAGCATACCTCGGTGATCTCGGTAGGCGGAGAACAATTGACCAACGACATAGCCGTGGGGCTCAGGACACCCATGGTGGAAGCGGAAAAGATAAAGAAACGCCACGGTTGCGCACTGGGCTCCATGGTGAGCAAGGATGAGACCATTACCGTTCCGGGAGTAGGCGGACGACAGCCTCGCGTCCTTTCGAGAAGCGGGCTGGCAGACATCACGGAACCAAGGTTGGAAGAGCTTCTGGGGCTTGTCCGCAGAGAGCTGGAACGATTCAACCTGCTTCCAACCATTGCGTCAGGGATTGTCCTGACAGGCGGCACCGTCGCCATTGAAGGAATTTGCGAGCTCGCGGAACAGATTTTCGATATGCCCGTGCGCCTGGGATACCCTGTGGGGATAAGCGGACTTGTGGACGTAGTGAATTCACCTGTCTATGCGACCGGAGTCGGACTGGTACTCTGGGGGGCACGGAACAAGAGCGTAGACATCACGTCCTACCAGGCGGGCAACGGAATGTTCGACCGGGTAATGGGGCGCATGAAACAATGGTTTACCGAAGCATTTTGA
- the ftsZ gene encoding cell division protein FtsZ yields the protein MLDFEVQSDRNALIRVIGVGGGGGNAVNNMIRSGLTGVEFIAANTDAQSLQNNLAETKLQIGNQQTKGLGAGADPEVGRIAANEDYDNLRDLLEGADMVFITAGLGGGTGTGAAPIIARIARQEVGALTVAVVTKPFLFEGKKRMRQAEEGIEMLRREVDTLIIIPNQRLLSLKKDISFLDAFRKADDVLLQGVRGISDLVTVNGLINLDFADVRTIMQEKGIALMGTGSAIGEGRVEEATRMAINSPLLEDISMTGARGVLINVTGSSNMTLSEINDAVSVIQNEAHDDANIIFGAVIDEEMGDAVNITVIATGFGRDCMVQQPEQVQVSPRTPASAAHVDEPKVERSSARTIVPPEPKDSHMPAFIRRTQREKNSRHLTVVDEFGMETEEDLDIPTFLRKS from the coding sequence ATGCTGGACTTTGAAGTCCAATCCGATCGTAACGCTCTGATTCGAGTAATAGGTGTAGGCGGCGGAGGCGGAAACGCCGTAAACAACATGATACGGTCAGGTTTGACCGGCGTGGAATTCATTGCCGCCAATACTGACGCTCAGTCCCTCCAGAATAATTTGGCGGAAACAAAGCTGCAAATCGGAAATCAGCAGACAAAAGGGCTTGGAGCAGGAGCAGACCCTGAAGTTGGAAGAATAGCGGCAAATGAGGATTACGACAATCTCCGCGACTTGCTGGAAGGCGCCGACATGGTGTTCATTACCGCTGGTCTCGGTGGTGGAACAGGTACCGGCGCTGCTCCCATCATTGCACGCATTGCCCGGCAGGAAGTAGGAGCACTCACTGTTGCCGTCGTGACCAAGCCTTTCTTGTTCGAAGGCAAGAAGCGGATGCGTCAGGCCGAAGAAGGGATCGAAATGCTCCGCCGCGAGGTGGACACGTTGATCATCATCCCCAATCAGCGGCTCCTGTCATTGAAAAAGGATATCTCCTTTCTCGATGCATTCCGCAAGGCCGACGACGTGTTGCTCCAGGGTGTACGCGGAATTTCGGATCTCGTAACCGTGAACGGTTTGATCAACCTCGACTTCGCGGACGTGCGGACCATTATGCAGGAAAAAGGCATCGCACTTATGGGGACTGGCTCGGCAATCGGCGAAGGTCGTGTCGAAGAAGCCACTCGCATGGCGATCAACAGCCCGCTCCTGGAAGATATTTCCATGACCGGCGCACGTGGAGTTCTCATCAATGTGACAGGCTCTTCCAATATGACCTTGTCGGAAATCAACGACGCTGTCTCTGTTATTCAAAATGAGGCCCATGATGATGCAAACATCATCTTCGGTGCAGTAATCGACGAAGAAATGGGCGATGCCGTCAACATCACCGTGATTGCCACCGGATTCGGCAGAGACTGCATGGTTCAGCAACCCGAGCAGGTCCAGGTAAGTCCTCGAACCCCCGCCTCTGCCGCTCATGTCGACGAACCGAAGGTCGAGCGTTCGTCAGCTCGGACTATCGTTCCACCGGAACCGAAAGATTCCCACATGCCTGCATTCATTCGACGCACCCAGCGGGAAAAGAACAGCAGGCATCTCACCGTTGTGGATGAGTTTGGCATGGAAACCGAAGAAGATCTGGATATCCCTACCTTCCTGCGCAAGAGTTAA
- a CDS encoding YkvA family protein → MSLKSSLKDVASTLKARLDVYRAVYRHPKTPRTAKVLLWLALAYLMSPIDLIPDFIPIIGHLDDLVIVPGLILLALWHIPENVLSECGYNYT, encoded by the coding sequence TTGTCGCTGAAATCTTCTCTCAAAGATGTTGCGAGTACCTTGAAAGCTCGCCTCGATGTTTACCGGGCCGTGTACCGGCATCCCAAGACTCCGAGAACGGCAAAGGTGCTCTTATGGCTCGCGCTGGCTTATCTCATGTCTCCCATCGATTTGATTCCCGATTTCATCCCGATAATCGGCCATCTGGACGATCTGGTTATTGTGCCCGGACTGATTCTCCTTGCTTTGTGGCATATTCCTGAGAATGTTCTTTCGGAATGCGGGTACAATTATACCTGA
- a CDS encoding ketopantoate reductase family protein, producing MKEIKNVAIFGAGAMGAYYASRFFESSGFSTVLLARNPRHDRLKAEGLTVNGKHYSIPVVHPDETASPADLIIVALKNHHLPEAAHDLKNLVGEGTTLISVMNGLDSEEYLGSIYGMDKVLYAIAVGIDALRQGNEITYTNPGKIYFGESDNTIPNERVLNVRNAFERAGLASEIPADMMRMLWWKFMINVGINQASAVMRVPYGVFQTSPDAQKLMEMLMREVLALAHRLRVNLVEQDLNEWSKVLNSLSPQGKTSMLQDIEAGRKTEVESFAGKMVELGKIHGIPTPANEVVLSIIHVLEQTRA from the coding sequence GTGAAAGAGATCAAAAACGTAGCAATCTTCGGAGCAGGCGCTATGGGTGCATACTATGCATCCAGGTTTTTCGAATCATCCGGATTTTCTACCGTGCTGCTTGCCCGGAATCCAAGACACGATCGATTGAAAGCTGAAGGTCTGACGGTCAACGGAAAGCACTATTCCATACCCGTGGTACACCCGGATGAAACTGCTTCACCCGCCGATCTTATAATCGTGGCCCTTAAGAACCACCATCTTCCAGAAGCGGCACACGATTTGAAGAATCTGGTCGGTGAGGGAACAACTCTCATTTCCGTAATGAACGGCCTGGACAGCGAAGAATATCTCGGCTCCATCTATGGCATGGATAAAGTGCTCTATGCCATAGCCGTTGGCATTGATGCTCTTCGGCAAGGAAACGAAATCACTTACACCAATCCGGGCAAGATTTATTTTGGGGAGTCCGACAATACGATTCCCAACGAACGAGTCCTGAATGTTCGGAATGCATTCGAACGAGCCGGGCTCGCATCTGAGATACCTGCCGATATGATGCGCATGCTGTGGTGGAAATTCATGATCAACGTGGGGATAAACCAGGCGTCTGCTGTCATGCGGGTGCCCTACGGAGTCTTTCAGACTTCTCCGGATGCCCAAAAATTAATGGAAATGTTAATGCGGGAGGTCTTGGCATTAGCACATCGTCTCAGGGTGAACCTCGTTGAGCAGGACCTGAACGAGTGGTCTAAAGTTCTTAATTCCCTGTCCCCTCAGGGAAAGACTTCTATGCTCCAGGATATTGAAGCAGGACGAAAAACGGAGGTAGAGTCATTCGCCGGGAAAATGGTTGAACTGGGCAAAATCCACGGAATACCGACACCTGCAAACGAAGTTGTACTGAGCATTATCCATGTGCTGGAGCAAACCAGAGCTTGA